A stretch of Prosthecochloris marina DNA encodes these proteins:
- a CDS encoding linear amide C-N hydrolase, producing MQHRNFWISAIVGFCLLFGFHDHTNACTGISLKSKDGSVVVARTVEWAPSDAQHNKIAVFPRNKTFTASTPDGPNGKRWKSRFGFVSMTAYGQSYGPDGMNEKGLYVGMYYLPGYASYMKYDPKQAANAMSVGDFMQWMLSSFQTVGEVRRNLSTVAVVNVDDPRFGGAALPFHWKVADPGGESIVIEFVDGGS from the coding sequence ATGCAACACAGAAATTTCTGGATATCTGCGATCGTTGGGTTCTGCCTCCTGTTTGGTTTTCACGATCATACCAATGCGTGCACCGGCATTTCTCTGAAAAGCAAGGATGGATCCGTTGTGGTTGCCCGGACCGTGGAGTGGGCGCCGAGCGACGCCCAGCACAACAAGATTGCTGTCTTTCCTCGTAACAAGACATTCACCGCATCAACACCAGACGGACCGAACGGCAAACGCTGGAAAAGTCGTTTCGGCTTTGTCTCCATGACGGCATACGGTCAATCTTACGGGCCTGACGGGATGAATGAGAAGGGGCTGTATGTCGGTATGTACTACCTGCCGGGTTATGCAAGCTACATGAAATATGATCCGAAACAAGCGGCCAACGCAATGAGCGTCGGGGACTTCATGCAATGGATGCTGTCATCGTTTCAGACGGTTGGTGAGGTGCGCAGGAACCTCAGTACGGTCGCTGTCGTGAACGTCGATGATCCACGATTCGGAGGTGCGGCGCTGCCGTTCCACTGGAAGGTCGCTGATCCTGGCGGGGAGAGCATCGTTATCGAGTTCGTCGATGGGGGCAGTTAA
- a CDS encoding arylsulfatase B → MTMKKHFSRVAVALLLLLLAAPAAFAAQSKPNIVIIIADDLGWGDVGYHGAKDIKTPNIDRLATEGTRLESFYSQPMCTPSRAAFLTGRYPMRYGLQSFVITPGQHYGLPTDERTIAQDLKQLGYRTYAVGKWHLGHSDEAFWPQNRGFDYFYGTTIGNVDYYTKETSGVSDWQRNGEYLDEKEYFTELITRDAVRIIEEQSGDEPFFLYMAQLAVHSPYQAPQEYLDRYKDIKDPIRRAYAAMAAALDDSVERVMEALEKKGLRENTLVLFMSDNGGIAGSGYSGTMKQVTGDKPAPADNGPFRGSKASLYEGGVRSVAFVNWPGKVKPAVTDEVVHIVDWRPTLLNLVGGESDGEKPVDGKNVWPVIVEGGASPHEDILINAELHRGAVRQGKWKLISRASLPTSVELYDLEADPGEQNNLARQHPDIAQKLAVRLNDYAKDATAALYFTEYMPFIKQDYKTSSLEYDGDEDSGQPGEKPVLPQQK, encoded by the coding sequence ATGACGATGAAAAAACATTTCAGTCGTGTAGCGGTTGCGCTGTTATTGTTGCTGCTGGCCGCACCGGCAGCTTTTGCCGCGCAAAGCAAACCGAATATTGTTATTATCATTGCCGATGATCTGGGATGGGGCGATGTAGGGTATCATGGTGCGAAAGATATCAAAACGCCGAACATCGACCGCTTGGCTACAGAGGGGACAAGGCTCGAGTCTTTTTACAGCCAGCCGATGTGTACTCCTTCTCGTGCTGCTTTTCTGACCGGCAGATACCCGATGCGCTATGGTTTGCAGTCGTTCGTCATTACCCCTGGGCAGCACTATGGCTTGCCGACCGATGAGCGTACTATTGCGCAAGATCTCAAGCAGCTGGGTTATCGTACCTATGCAGTCGGTAAATGGCATCTTGGCCATTCGGATGAGGCTTTTTGGCCTCAGAATCGGGGTTTCGATTATTTCTACGGAACAACCATCGGGAATGTCGATTATTATACCAAGGAAACAAGCGGTGTTTCCGATTGGCAGAGAAATGGTGAGTACCTCGATGAAAAGGAATATTTTACCGAGTTGATTACCAGGGATGCAGTTCGCATTATCGAGGAGCAGTCGGGTGACGAGCCGTTTTTCCTCTATATGGCCCAGTTGGCCGTTCATTCTCCTTACCAGGCGCCCCAGGAGTATCTCGACCGTTACAAGGATATCAAAGACCCGATCCGCAGAGCCTATGCGGCCATGGCTGCAGCCCTGGATGACTCGGTGGAACGGGTAATGGAGGCCCTCGAGAAGAAAGGGCTGCGTGAGAATACGCTGGTTTTGTTCATGTCGGATAACGGTGGTATCGCCGGGTCCGGATATTCCGGTACGATGAAACAAGTAACCGGTGACAAGCCTGCTCCGGCCGACAACGGTCCTTTTCGCGGCTCCAAAGCCAGTTTGTATGAAGGCGGGGTAAGAAGTGTTGCTTTCGTCAACTGGCCCGGGAAGGTCAAACCGGCCGTTACCGACGAGGTGGTTCATATTGTGGATTGGCGGCCGACTCTGTTAAATCTGGTTGGCGGTGAAAGCGATGGTGAAAAACCGGTTGACGGTAAAAACGTCTGGCCGGTCATCGTCGAGGGAGGTGCGAGTCCTCACGAAGATATCTTGATTAACGCGGAGCTTCATCGTGGCGCTGTGCGGCAGGGCAAGTGGAAGCTGATTAGCAGGGCGTCATTGCCAACCAGTGTAGAACTGTACGATCTGGAAGCTGATCCGGGCGAACAAAACAATCTTGCACGACAGCATCCGGATATTGCACAAAAACTGGCCGTCCGCCTGAATGATTATGCGAAAGACGCTACGGCAGCGCTGTATTTTACAGAGTACATGCCTTTCATCAAACAGGATTACAAGACATCGAGTCTGGAGTATGATGGTGATGAAGATAGCGGGCAGCCTGGAGAAAAGCCGGTGTTGCCTCAGCAGAAGTAA
- a CDS encoding GNAT family N-acetyltransferase has product MIKQPAYDTLYGGNPPHGISQQPLIINVCLSGNLANRKINPHVPGSIQEITDNAAAVIEAGASILHVHAYDAADEPTWRPEIFGRIFENIRADHPDAVLVATTSGRIHTEIEKRSAVLELDGKAKPDMASLTLTSLNFPKQASVNDPETVQELCLRMRYRNILPELEAFDLGMLNYAFYLQRKGLLPQRCYINLLLGSLGTVPGRVLDLANLVREIPEGWTWAAAGIGRYQLPINTAAITMGGNVRVGLEDNPFYNFSEREPARNETLVKRIVRISRELGRTIATPQETREQLQLGNRNNWEATQAKIRKMKPEDMDGVMAILSKWNMAPVQASPDIPAPERDRIDIDNTFVAELQGQLVGVSSYILLDKTHAETASLAVEPDFLGCGIGSQLQETRLAELRNRGIHHVRTESDRPDVIHWYVHKFGYTITGTNPKKHSFGDPNRDHWTVLEFDLNSR; this is encoded by the coding sequence GTGATCAAACAGCCTGCATATGATACCCTTTATGGCGGCAATCCTCCGCATGGAATTAGTCAGCAACCTCTAATTATCAATGTGTGTCTCTCCGGCAACCTTGCGAACAGAAAGATTAATCCGCATGTCCCTGGGAGTATTCAGGAAATTACTGATAATGCCGCGGCAGTTATAGAAGCGGGAGCAAGCATTCTTCATGTACATGCCTATGATGCTGCAGACGAGCCGACATGGCGACCCGAAATCTTCGGTCGCATTTTTGAAAATATTCGAGCAGATCATCCGGATGCTGTACTGGTAGCAACGACGAGCGGCCGAATACATACGGAAATCGAGAAGCGTTCCGCCGTCCTGGAGCTGGATGGAAAAGCCAAACCTGACATGGCTTCGTTGACGCTGACTTCGCTGAACTTTCCTAAACAGGCATCCGTCAATGATCCTGAAACTGTTCAGGAGCTTTGTCTACGTATGAGATATCGCAACATCCTGCCTGAACTCGAGGCTTTTGATCTCGGGATGTTGAATTATGCCTTTTATTTGCAGCGCAAGGGATTGCTTCCCCAACGCTGCTATATCAATCTGCTGCTTGGCTCTTTAGGAACAGTGCCTGGCCGTGTATTGGACCTGGCAAACCTCGTTCGGGAGATTCCAGAGGGATGGACCTGGGCGGCAGCGGGAATAGGCCGTTATCAGCTGCCGATAAACACAGCCGCAATCACCATGGGAGGAAATGTGCGAGTCGGCCTCGAAGACAATCCCTTCTATAACTTCTCCGAACGCGAACCGGCAAGAAACGAAACGTTGGTCAAACGTATCGTGCGGATTTCCCGAGAACTCGGACGCACAATCGCGACACCGCAGGAGACGCGCGAACAATTACAGCTGGGCAATCGCAATAACTGGGAAGCCACGCAGGCCAAAATCCGCAAAATGAAACCGGAGGATATGGATGGGGTTATGGCAATACTTTCAAAATGGAACATGGCACCGGTTCAGGCAAGCCCTGATATTCCGGCACCCGAACGTGACCGAATCGATATTGACAACACTTTCGTTGCAGAGCTCCAGGGACAGCTTGTCGGGGTCTCTAGCTACATACTGCTTGACAAAACACATGCAGAAACAGCCAGCCTCGCGGTAGAGCCTGATTTTCTGGGTTGCGGAATCGGGTCTCAGCTACAGGAAACCCGACTGGCCGAGCTGCGGAACCGAGGCATCCATCATGTGCGTACGGAATCGGATCGACCTGACGTCATTCATTGGTATGTACATAAATTCGGTTATACAATTACCGGAACAAATCCGAAGAAGCACTCTTTCGGGGATCCCAACAGGGATCATTGGACCGTTTTAGAATTCGACCTGAATTCCAGATAA
- a CDS encoding tetratricopeptide repeat protein translates to MPSTDKKQSKAGTRSWKFAVVITFAVLFAAVVLYVANEQYRFLASVEEDPGFVGSSACRKCHQEAYHDWQGSHHDKAMDIATESTVLGDFDDVQFTDPFNGVTSRFFKEGSSFFVETEGPDGTLDTFQVTHTFGFFPLQQYLIPFPGGKLQCLNIAWDSRENKWYRLPPYEIAGHDDWLHWTKSGQNWNSMCAECHSTRLEKKYDSETNSYATTWFEIDVGCEACHGPGSEHVKWANAPFWARDKERNYGLKVNSSEVTNKQQIAMCASCHSRRYQLGDNFHDEGDILDKMVPSLLDEGLYYPDGQILEEVYVYGSFVQSKMYMEGVQCSDCHNVHSLKLRKEKNDLCLQCHRKEQYETPSHHFHKLEHEGKPNDGAQCIKCHMPGRTYMGNDYRLDHSFRIPRPDLSLSIGTPNSCSASGCHSDKSIEWVNQHYTKWYGEKKGVHYGEVFAGVQEGADQRENLYQLAQDEILPEIVRATALSLLRNYPGSKTTEVFIQALQSPHALLRYVGVRNLGYLPEGEKLRFLVPRLYDKVKAVRMEAALVLASVSESAIEKDDKEQFFVALEEYREAMIYNSDFAPQRYNLGNLAMALREPEKAIAYYSAALEIDKQFYPAKVNLAMQYNQLGENKKAAQLLREVVQERPEQYAISYSLGLLLAEIEEYEEAAVYLGRAADGMPEYSRVRYNQGLVFLKMRQWEKAEKALMQVIETDPLNREYFWTLANFYLDTGEIEKAKDFARYLLQRVPVHRDAEELLRKLQ, encoded by the coding sequence ATGCCGTCAACTGATAAGAAACAGTCGAAAGCCGGCACACGAAGTTGGAAGTTCGCGGTTGTTATTACTTTTGCTGTGCTTTTTGCGGCAGTTGTTCTCTATGTGGCTAATGAGCAATATCGGTTCTTGGCTTCGGTTGAAGAAGACCCCGGCTTCGTAGGGTCTTCTGCGTGCCGCAAATGTCACCAAGAAGCCTATCATGACTGGCAAGGTTCTCATCATGACAAGGCGATGGATATCGCTACAGAGAGCACGGTTCTCGGAGATTTCGACGATGTTCAGTTCACGGATCCTTTTAATGGGGTGACCAGTCGTTTCTTCAAGGAGGGTTCCTCTTTCTTTGTTGAAACGGAAGGGCCGGACGGAACATTGGATACCTTTCAGGTGACTCATACATTTGGTTTTTTTCCGCTTCAACAATATCTGATACCCTTTCCCGGAGGGAAGTTGCAATGCTTGAATATTGCCTGGGACTCCCGTGAAAACAAATGGTACAGATTGCCGCCTTATGAGATAGCCGGGCATGACGACTGGCTCCACTGGACAAAAAGCGGTCAAAACTGGAACAGTATGTGTGCGGAATGCCATTCAACCAGGCTGGAGAAAAAATATGACAGTGAAACCAACAGTTACGCTACGACATGGTTTGAAATCGATGTAGGTTGTGAGGCGTGCCATGGACCGGGTTCGGAGCATGTCAAATGGGCGAATGCTCCATTTTGGGCAAGAGACAAAGAGAGGAATTACGGGTTGAAGGTTAATAGTTCTGAGGTTACCAATAAGCAGCAGATAGCCATGTGTGCTTCCTGTCACTCCCGGCGTTATCAGCTTGGTGATAATTTTCATGACGAGGGAGATATTCTCGACAAGATGGTGCCGTCTCTTCTCGATGAGGGATTGTACTATCCCGATGGTCAGATTCTCGAGGAGGTGTATGTCTACGGCTCCTTTGTCCAGTCCAAAATGTACATGGAAGGAGTTCAATGCAGTGACTGTCATAATGTGCACAGTCTCAAGCTGCGTAAGGAGAAAAACGATCTCTGCCTGCAGTGTCATCGTAAAGAGCAGTATGAAACACCTTCACATCACTTCCATAAGCTCGAGCATGAAGGGAAACCCAACGATGGGGCACAGTGCATAAAATGTCACATGCCCGGTCGCACCTACATGGGAAACGACTACAGGCTGGACCACAGCTTTCGTATTCCGCGGCCGGATTTGTCCCTGTCGATCGGTACCCCGAATTCCTGTTCGGCGAGCGGGTGCCACAGTGATAAAAGTATCGAGTGGGTTAATCAGCACTATACGAAGTGGTACGGTGAAAAAAAGGGGGTTCATTACGGTGAAGTGTTTGCCGGTGTTCAAGAGGGAGCCGATCAACGTGAGAATCTTTATCAATTGGCGCAGGATGAGATTTTGCCGGAAATAGTCAGGGCGACGGCTTTGTCTCTGTTGAGAAATTATCCAGGATCGAAAACTACAGAAGTGTTCATCCAGGCGTTACAGTCACCCCACGCTTTGCTGCGTTATGTCGGTGTTCGTAACCTCGGTTATTTACCGGAGGGGGAAAAGCTGAGGTTTCTGGTGCCCAGACTGTATGATAAGGTAAAAGCAGTGCGTATGGAGGCTGCCCTGGTGCTTGCATCGGTTTCCGAAAGTGCCATTGAAAAGGACGATAAAGAGCAGTTTTTCGTTGCGTTGGAAGAGTATCGGGAGGCGATGATCTACAACAGCGATTTTGCTCCTCAGCGCTATAACCTGGGGAACCTGGCCATGGCGTTGCGGGAGCCTGAGAAAGCTATCGCATACTATTCGGCGGCATTGGAGATTGATAAACAGTTTTATCCGGCCAAGGTAAATCTGGCGATGCAATACAACCAGCTTGGAGAGAATAAAAAGGCGGCTCAATTGCTCAGGGAGGTGGTCCAAGAGCGGCCTGAGCAATATGCTATTTCCTACTCTCTCGGACTTTTACTCGCTGAAATCGAGGAATACGAAGAAGCTGCAGTTTACCTGGGAAGAGCGGCTGATGGAATGCCTGAGTATTCTCGAGTTCGCTATAACCAAGGTCTTGTTTTTCTGAAAATGCGTCAATGGGAGAAGGCTGAGAAGGCTTTGATGCAGGTGATCGAAACTGATCCATTGAATCGGGAATATTTTTGGACACTGGCAAATTTCTACCTCGATACGGGTGAAATCGAAAAAGCAAAAGATTTTGCCCGCTACCTGCTCCAGCGGGTTCCTGTTCACCGGGATGCTGAGGAGCTTTTAAGGAAGCTGCAGTGA
- a CDS encoding SphA family protein, whose translation MKSIFPLCTRVRLLRHTMSVSIMKLCAVFLFAALSTLPLTSWAGEGGGSHYTPGTRGDFAMAMIGPKGWYLRNELIYLDGKIGPTTLGNTVFLEAEQQVWLNTAKLSYLSDSRVLGGRFGAVLSIPLVIDADLSGEVAKLFPSERKANRSGLADMSVTGILNWKEGNFNYNAGLSLYAPTGSYDADRILNLGRNYWTLNPFFAFTWMHPKRGHEVSLTTGYMVNSENEDTDYQSGSEFHVDFHLAQHFSSKFAIGVDGYYYKQLTDDEGPLLDQANALLVSLGKDSLGGFKGEAFGLGPAVKYTFTVGEKDITVIAKWLHDLDATNRFETDIAMCAIAFKF comes from the coding sequence ATGAAAAGCATATTTCCGCTCTGTACTCGTGTGCGTCTTTTGCGGCATACTATGAGTGTTTCCATTATGAAGCTTTGTGCGGTGTTTCTTTTTGCCGCTTTATCGACACTGCCTCTAACATCGTGGGCAGGAGAAGGGGGTGGAAGTCATTACACTCCTGGCACGCGAGGTGATTTTGCCATGGCTATGATAGGGCCGAAAGGTTGGTATTTGCGGAATGAACTGATATATCTTGACGGTAAAATCGGCCCTACGACACTTGGTAACACGGTGTTTCTGGAAGCTGAACAACAGGTCTGGCTAAATACGGCAAAGCTGTCGTATCTATCGGATTCACGTGTTCTTGGCGGGAGGTTCGGGGCTGTTTTAAGCATTCCGCTTGTGATCGATGCTGATCTTTCAGGGGAGGTCGCAAAACTTTTTCCTTCCGAGCGAAAGGCCAATAGATCCGGATTGGCCGATATGAGTGTGACAGGGATTTTAAACTGGAAAGAGGGGAATTTCAATTATAACGCCGGACTTTCTTTATATGCACCTACCGGATCGTACGATGCCGATCGAATTCTCAATCTTGGCCGTAATTACTGGACTCTCAATCCTTTTTTTGCGTTTACCTGGATGCACCCCAAACGAGGTCACGAGGTTTCACTGACTACCGGATATATGGTGAATTCGGAAAATGAGGATACCGATTACCAGTCCGGCAGTGAATTTCATGTAGACTTTCATTTGGCACAGCATTTCTCCTCGAAATTTGCGATTGGAGTGGATGGATATTATTACAAGCAGCTAACCGATGATGAAGGTCCGCTCCTCGATCAGGCAAATGCCTTGCTGGTATCGCTTGGTAAGGATTCCCTCGGCGGTTTTAAGGGAGAAGCCTTTGGGCTTGGGCCTGCTGTCAAGTACACGTTTACAGTGGGTGAAAAGGATATCACTGTTATTGCGAAATGGCTGCATGATTTGGATGCAACGAATCGCTTCGAGACAGATATCGCGATGTGTGCAATAGCATTCAAGTTTTGA
- a CDS encoding DUF3298 and DUF4163 domain-containing protein, whose product MKNFSPSMYVVAIGLLLVFAAACNGNIEKDAQALGYEMKTVEKIYQADGAAGENKTSFRVSYPVFSDGEHAETFNSYLLGWIADSSAVNAAPDDSGNITIEQLADEFFAEYESVQKEFSVSWPYQFDLDGSVLLNRSGLLTVDLSYYAFTGGAHGNSYTQFFVFDAVKGTRLGLDDVFVQGFEERLNKLIDSRYREMKGLTPADRLDGEKGMLFDNVIEFNGNFALTGQGVSFFYNNYEIAPYAVGPTTIDLPYGDLENILKPQFREL is encoded by the coding sequence ATGAAAAATTTTTCTCCATCCATGTATGTCGTTGCCATCGGGCTTCTTCTTGTTTTTGCTGCAGCATGTAATGGAAACATTGAAAAGGATGCTCAAGCCCTTGGCTATGAAATGAAAACGGTTGAAAAGATCTACCAGGCTGACGGGGCGGCGGGAGAGAACAAAACCTCCTTTAGGGTCAGCTATCCGGTTTTTTCAGATGGTGAGCACGCAGAAACCTTCAACAGTTATCTTTTGGGTTGGATTGCCGATAGTTCGGCAGTGAATGCGGCCCCGGATGATTCCGGAAATATAACCATCGAGCAGCTTGCCGATGAATTTTTTGCTGAATACGAATCGGTTCAAAAAGAGTTTTCGGTCAGTTGGCCGTATCAGTTCGATCTCGATGGTTCTGTACTGCTGAACCGGTCAGGTCTCTTGACGGTGGATCTTTCTTATTACGCGTTCACTGGCGGAGCGCATGGAAACAGTTATACGCAATTCTTTGTTTTCGATGCGGTTAAAGGAACACGTCTCGGGCTCGATGATGTTTTTGTTCAGGGGTTTGAAGAGCGTTTGAATAAACTGATCGATAGCAGATACCGGGAGATGAAAGGATTAACGCCAGCTGACAGGCTTGACGGGGAGAAAGGTATGCTATTCGATAACGTTATCGAATTTAACGGCAACTTTGCGTTGACCGGCCAAGGCGTTTCCTTTTTCTACAATAACTACGAGATCGCTCCTTATGCGGTTGGCCCGACAACAATAGATCTTCCTTATGGCGATCTGGAAAATATTTTGAAACCGCAGTTCAGGGAGTTATAG
- a CDS encoding linear amide C-N hydrolase, which produces MGIITNSPTYDWHLTNLRNYIKLTPKPSEPLSIENFQLGPLGAGSGMVGMPGDFTPPSRFIRAAALTTSVRPLSNATDAVFESFRILDSFNIPLGAVVPREQIPKDIESATQITSVSDLGNKRYYYHTMNNRQVRMLDLTKIDFESVKQQVIDVDTGREHMVREISVK; this is translated from the coding sequence CTGGGTATTATAACGAATTCTCCGACCTATGACTGGCATCTTACCAACCTGCGAAACTACATCAAGTTAACACCAAAACCCAGCGAACCCTTGAGCATCGAGAACTTCCAGCTCGGGCCATTGGGAGCAGGATCGGGAATGGTCGGTATGCCGGGGGACTTCACGCCACCCTCGCGCTTCATTCGGGCGGCTGCACTCACGACTTCTGTTCGTCCCCTGTCGAATGCGACCGATGCCGTATTCGAGTCTTTCCGGATTCTGGATAGTTTCAACATCCCGTTGGGAGCGGTTGTACCTCGAGAGCAGATTCCGAAGGATATCGAGAGTGCCACCCAGATTACCTCTGTATCGGATCTCGGCAATAAAAGGTATTATTACCATACGATGAATAATCGCCAGGTACGAATGCTCGATCTTACAAAGATAGATTTCGAAAGCGTCAAACAGCAGGTCATCGATGTTGATACCGGCAGGGAACACATGGTTCGGGAGATTTCAGTGAAGTAG
- a CDS encoding carboxylate--amine ligase: MQSTITTHQQGYRYGLRQPGNILTFFTRSISNNVDLETIDDWLATKLEVTIEPRPGYVYKVNDAEAEKVGALMWRVLLLGRYLQQIAGIPVFDPGLILDVRKDDKDPSQWQSRIVVPMLDGIPFKGIDHTYSSALKLIMLLQKQGHPSGAPITIYNVIQKKILPPLRSMITAGISTIPILRTAYRCRIPFRHIGSGIYQLGWGSKSRLMDRSSVDSDSVIGVKLTTNKILAASLLRAAGLPAPEHIPVNSREQAVLAADKLGWPLVVKPADKERGEGVTVSITNKEKLSAAYKNAASFSKQILVEREVPGICYRLLIANSKMLYAIRRGPRSVEGDGKHTVSELVDSANRRNKAKPSWLQEKHCPLDKQALEAMSLAGFSPDSVPDKGVRVPLRKIESTAWGGYIEDVGEHVHPDNREIAERAARLFELCNAGVDIISSDITQPWHDNGAIINEVNYAPYFGGNDIARSLIPVYLEKLMNGDGRIPVEIVVGSDKAVEEGRSRQESFIRRNVDCYLTSHNLTVTPSGEHLTFPFESLFNRATALLKNKSAEALVLVVQTDEFLKTGLPIDHFDRLIHIDNDIINWNDSNRKINSNVRQELLKLLQFFAQKINKS; this comes from the coding sequence ATGCAAAGTACAATCACCACTCACCAGCAAGGTTACAGGTATGGACTGCGTCAGCCTGGCAATATCCTGACATTTTTCACTCGCTCTATTTCAAACAATGTTGATTTGGAGACAATAGACGACTGGTTGGCAACAAAACTGGAAGTAACAATAGAGCCTCGACCAGGTTATGTTTACAAAGTCAATGATGCAGAAGCTGAAAAGGTCGGAGCCCTTATGTGGAGAGTTCTCCTCCTCGGCCGTTATTTACAGCAAATTGCCGGTATTCCTGTTTTTGACCCAGGGCTTATTCTTGACGTCAGGAAAGATGACAAAGACCCTTCACAATGGCAGTCAAGAATTGTTGTTCCCATGCTGGATGGCATTCCTTTCAAGGGCATCGACCACACCTACAGTTCAGCTTTGAAGCTGATAATGCTGCTACAAAAACAAGGGCACCCATCGGGAGCTCCAATAACCATCTATAACGTCATTCAAAAAAAAATCCTGCCACCGTTGCGTTCAATGATAACCGCGGGTATTTCAACAATCCCTATTCTTCGGACAGCATATCGATGCCGGATTCCCTTTCGTCATATCGGGTCCGGGATATACCAGCTTGGCTGGGGCAGTAAAAGCCGTTTGATGGATAGAAGTTCAGTTGACTCGGACTCCGTTATCGGTGTAAAATTAACAACAAATAAGATTCTTGCGGCAAGTCTTTTGCGTGCAGCGGGATTGCCCGCCCCTGAACACATTCCGGTAAACAGCAGAGAACAAGCTGTTTTAGCGGCAGATAAGCTTGGTTGGCCGCTTGTTGTCAAACCGGCAGATAAAGAACGGGGAGAAGGTGTCACCGTCTCCATTACGAACAAGGAAAAACTGAGTGCTGCATATAAGAACGCAGCATCTTTTTCCAAGCAGATCCTTGTAGAACGTGAAGTGCCCGGTATATGCTACAGACTGCTCATTGCAAACAGCAAAATGCTTTACGCGATACGCAGAGGCCCTCGCTCAGTCGAAGGGGACGGAAAGCACACCGTTTCCGAGCTGGTTGATTCTGCGAACCGCAGGAACAAAGCAAAACCATCCTGGCTTCAGGAAAAACACTGTCCGCTAGACAAGCAAGCTCTGGAAGCCATGTCACTGGCAGGATTCTCTCCGGATTCAGTACCTGACAAAGGGGTACGAGTGCCCTTGCGTAAGATTGAGTCAACGGCCTGGGGTGGATATATTGAGGATGTTGGTGAACATGTACATCCCGACAACCGGGAAATTGCCGAAAGAGCTGCCCGGCTTTTCGAATTATGCAATGCCGGTGTCGACATCATCTCCAGTGATATAACCCAGCCGTGGCACGACAATGGAGCGATAATCAATGAAGTCAATTATGCCCCTTATTTTGGCGGGAATGATATTGCAAGGTCCTTAATCCCGGTTTACCTTGAGAAATTGATGAACGGCGATGGACGTATTCCGGTTGAAATCGTGGTTGGTTCGGATAAGGCTGTCGAAGAGGGAAGGTCCCGGCAAGAGTCGTTTATCCGGAGAAATGTTGACTGTTACCTGACGAGTCACAACCTTACGGTAACTCCTTCCGGAGAACACTTGACGTTCCCGTTCGAAAGTCTTTTCAACAGGGCTACGGCACTATTGAAAAACAAGAGTGCTGAAGCCTTGGTTCTGGTCGTTCAAACCGATGAATTCCTGAAAACAGGCTTACCCATCGATCATTTTGATCGGCTGATCCATATCGATAATGACATCATCAACTGGAATGATTCCAACAGGAAGATCAATTCTAACGTGCGACAAGAATTGCTTAAACTGCTACAATTTTTTGCTCAAAAAATCAACAAAAGCTAA
- a CDS encoding SDR family NAD(P)-dependent oxidoreductase, translated as MMMQGKKVIITGAASGIGLAAVRKFAGAGARVFGLDRKPDIASIGDDILNVTGICCDLTDISQIKTTLDGFLDDGNVDVLVNNAGINPSPSSLTDTSEALWQRLLDTNLTAIYRLTKAVMMHMQCGSIINISSILALSGANRNAAYATTKGAIISLTRAMARDHGPAIRVNCVCPGAVETEMFEEYLSRCEDPVRERKRICETLPLQRLGKPEDIAEAVFFLTSGSASWITGQVLVVDGGDSA; from the coding sequence ATGATGATGCAAGGTAAGAAAGTGATTATTACGGGTGCGGCATCCGGCATCGGCCTCGCTGCAGTGCGCAAATTCGCAGGAGCTGGAGCCAGGGTTTTTGGATTGGATCGCAAACCGGATATTGCTTCCATCGGTGATGATATTCTTAATGTAACGGGTATATGCTGTGACCTGACCGACATCTCGCAGATCAAAACCACATTGGATGGATTTTTGGATGATGGCAATGTCGATGTACTTGTCAACAATGCCGGAATCAACCCGTCACCATCGAGTTTAACCGACACCTCTGAAGCGCTCTGGCAACGGTTGCTCGATACGAATCTAACGGCTATCTACCGATTGACGAAAGCGGTGATGATGCATATGCAATGCGGATCGATTATCAATATCAGCTCGATTCTCGCTCTCTCGGGTGCGAACAGGAATGCTGCCTATGCAACTACAAAAGGGGCGATCATTTCACTGACCCGTGCGATGGCCCGGGATCACGGACCTGCGATCCGTGTTAACTGCGTCTGCCCGGGTGCTGTGGAAACGGAAATGTTCGAAGAGTATCTTAGCCGTTGTGAGGACCCGGTGAGGGAGCGTAAAAGAATCTGTGAAACATTGCCTTTGCAGAGATTGGGTAAACCGGAAGATATTGCCGAAGCGGTGTTTTTTTTGACTTCCGGTTCAGCGTCATGGATCACAGGGCAGGTGTTGGTAGTCGATGGTGGAGATTCGGCTTGA